Proteins co-encoded in one Zootoca vivipara chromosome 3, rZooViv1.1, whole genome shotgun sequence genomic window:
- the SLC30A10 gene encoding calcium/manganese antiporter SLC30A10 isoform X1 codes for MGRYTGQTCRLIFMLVLTAGFFVAEIVSGYVGNSIALVSDSFNMLSDLIALCVGLSTGRISRRRRPRSPGASFGYGRAEVVGALSNAVFLAALSFTILVEAVQRLASPQAIRDAELILIVGALGLAVNIVGLLVFQDWASCWPACLRRGPPAAATPEPSLDGDPEGALPAARDLDLETCSVDGAGDTINTQNKPEDEVIQKKEKKSEALNIRGVLLHVMGDALGSVIVVVAASIFYALPLDENTPCNWQCYIDPSLTIIMVIIILSSAFPLIKETATILLQMVPKSVNMQLLTNKLLEVPGITSIHEVHVWEMVSGKNIATLHVKCHTTSDYQDASQKMREVFHEAGVHSVTIQPEYTDQKTPEVLCSTPCISRACDPQLCCSQQEAALAEVNGYNEKKSSLSPSLHKVFHRKDVVEIPIEPTWAEEPGKKHSFSKDSYKEAGDGKPYISSTRF; via the exons ATGGGGCGCTACACGGGCCAGACGTGCCGCCTGATCTTCATGCTGGTGCTGACGGCGGGCTTCTTCGTGGCCGAGATCGTGTCGGGCTACGTGGGCAACTCCATCGCGCTGGTGTCCGACTCGTTCAACATGCTCTCCGACCTGATCGCGCTCTGCGTGGGCCTCTCCACGGGGCGCATCTCCCGCCGGCGCCGGCCCCGCAGCCCCGGCGCCTCGTTCGGCTACGGCCGCGCCGAGGTGGTGGGCGCCCTCAGCAACGCCGTCTTCCTGGCCGCGCTCTCCTTCACCATCCTCGTGGAGGCCGTGCAGCGCCTGGCCAGCCCCCAGGCCATCCGCGACGCCGAGCTCATCCTCATCGTGGGCGCGCTCGGCCTCGCCGTCAACATCGTGGGGCTCCTCGTCTTCCAGGATTGGGCCTCCTGCTGGCCCGCCTGCCTGCGACGCGGCCCGCCGGCAGCGGCCACGCCAGAGCCCAGCCTCGACGGAGACCCCGAGGGCGCCCTGCCAGCGGCCCGGGACCTCGACCTGGAGACTTGCAGCGTGGACGGAGCAG GTGACACCATAAATACCCAGAACAAGCCCGAAGATGAGGTGatacagaaaaaagagaaaaaatccgAAGCTTTGAATATCAGAG GTGTTCTTTTGCATGTAATGGGGGATGCTCTAGGCTCAGTTATCGTTGTAGTGGCTGCTTCCATATTCTATGCACTTCCTCTGGACGAGAACACCCCATGCAACTGGCAGTGCTACATTGATCCAAGCCTGACCATAATTATGGTGATCATCATACTCTCGTCAGCCTTCCCGCTTATCAAGGAGACGGCAACAATCTTACTGCAGATGGTTCCCAAGAGTGTTAATATGCAGTTGCTGA caaacaaGCTGCTCGAAGTGCCAGGCATTACAAGCATTCACGAGGTGCACGTCTGGGAGATGGTCAGTGGGAAGAACATTGCCACCCTCCACGTCAAATGCCACACCACTTCCGATTACCAAGACGCTTCGCAAAAGATGAGGGAGGTGTTCCACGAAGCGGGGGTCCACTCGGTCACTATCCAGCCAGAGTACACCGACCAAAAGACCCCCGAAGTCTTGTGCAGCACTCCGTGCATCTCCAGAGCTTGCGACCCGCAGCTGTGCTGCAGTCAGCAGGAAGCGGCCCTGGCTGAGGTCAACGGCTACAACGAGAAGAAGAGCAGCCTGTCTCCTTCTCTGCACAAAGTCTTCCACAGAAAAGATGTGGTGGAGATTCCCATCGAACCCACGTGGGCCGAGGAGCCCGGCAAAAAGCACAGCTTCTCAAAGGACAGTTACAAAGAAGCAGGCGATGGCAAGCCCTACATAAGTAGCACACGATTCTAG